A genome region from Triticum aestivum cultivar Chinese Spring chromosome 2B, IWGSC CS RefSeq v2.1, whole genome shotgun sequence includes the following:
- the LOC123044778 gene encoding uncharacterized protein isoform X1, with the protein MPFLSTPSFDLSAGAEPTLGPRPPPPPPPPAAPPSQPQVSEAAARRLREAEERLREAIQELHQSHGRDEEAAKGGGWGCCVHQGESCAAHAAGNLCQTFLLSYGVRVGIGILLRAFKLARRRSYASLLDLKQLVSEKDLIVREEACRVGLLFGGFTGSYHALRCFLRRFRKKETPFNAILSGSVAGLAILALDDSSRRRTLSLYLLARLAQCAYNSAKSKNRFHFWGSHWRHGDALLFSVASAQIMYAFVMRPESLPKSYRDFIQKTGPVAEPVYKAVRDSCRGGHVDLIGLSAYFANKKNSNLINLTRSPSIIPCSVIHPDRASCLAHNVTVTSSTFKKTFPLYFSLTFVPFVVLRLQKFLESPAATCWRALVGAVRSTTFLSAFVTLFQSAICLHRKVASKDHKLVYWFGGLLSGLSILLENKARRAELALYVLPRAGESLWYILINRHLLPNIKNAEVGLFCMCMGGIMYFLEYEPDTMAPFLRGLIRRFLASKITNPSPPLNCNASYSYLQTLNVLEQSKTHPTPENGLPTSETYTLESIPGL; encoded by the exons ATGCCCTTCCTCTCGACGCCCTCGTTCGACCTCTCCGCCGGCGCGGAGCCCACACTCGGcccgcgccctcctcctcctcctcccccgcccgcCGCGCCTCCATCGCAGCCGCAGGTctccgaggcggcggcgaggcgcctgcgggaggcggaggagcggctGCGCGAGGCCATCCAGGAGCTCCACCAGAGCCACGGCCGGGATGAGGAGGCCGCCAAAGGGGGCgggtgggggtgctgcgtgcatcAGGGGGAGTCGTGCGCGGCGCACGCGGCGGGGAACCTGTGCCAGACCTTCCTGCTCTCCTACGGCGTCCGTGTCGGCATCGGGATCCTCCTCCGCGCCTTCAAGCTCGCGCGCCGCAGATCCTACGCCTCGCTCCTCGATCTCAAG CAACTGGTTTCGGAGAAAGATCTAATAGTAAGGGAGGAAGCTTGCCGGGTAGGGTTACTTTTTGGAGGATTCACTGGATCATATCATGCACTGCGATGTTTCCTTAGGAGATTTCGCAAAAAGGAAACACCATTCAATGC AATATTATCAGGTTCGGTGGCAGGCTTGGCGATACTAGCACTAGATGATTCGAGTAGGAGACGCACCCTTTCTCTATATCTTCTAGCAAGGCTTGCTCAG TGTGCATATAACTCTGCAAAGTCTAAAAATAGATTCCACTTCTGGGGTAGCCATTGGAGACATGGAGATGCATTACTTTTTTCTGTCGCATCTGCCCAG ATTATGTATGCTTTTGTAATGAGGCCTGAAAGCTTACCAAAATCTTACCGAGACTTCATCCAAAAGACAGGACCAGTTGCAGAACCTGTTTACAAGGCTGTCAGAGATAGCTGCAGAGGTGGCCATGTGGATCTCATTGGCCTCTCGGCCTATTTcgcaaacaagaagaattcaaatTTGATAAATTTAACAAGAAGTCCCTCAATTATTCCATGCTCTGTGATTCATCCTGACAGAGCATCGTGCTTGGCTCATAATGTTACTGTCACTTCATCAACATTCAAGAAAACGTTCCCTTTGTATTTCTCATTGACATTTGTCCCCTTTGTTGTTCTACGTCTTCAAAAG TTTTTGGAATCCCCAGCTGCAACTTGCTGGCGTGCTCTTGTGGGTGCAGTTCGCTCTACCACTTTTTTGTCTGCGTTTGTCACTCTCTTCCAG TCTGCCATCTGTTTGCACCGTAAAGTTGCAAGCAAAGACCACAAACTTGTGTATTGGTTTGGTGGTTTACTGTCTGGTCTTTCGATTCTCCTGGAGAATAAAGCAAGACGAGCGGAGTTAGCTCTCTATGTACTTCCCCGTGCTGGAGAATCCCTATGGTATATATTGATCAACCGCCACCTTCTCCCAAATATAAAAAATGCTGAG GTGGGTCTTTTCTGCATGTGCATGGGAGGGATCATGTACTTTCTGGAGTACGAGCCAGACACCATGGCTCCATTCCTTAGAGGCCTGATCCGGCGTTTCCTGGCGAGCAAGATAACCAACCCAAGCCCGCCTCTGAATTGCAACGCCTCCTACTCCTACCTTCAGACGCTGAACGTGTTGGAGCAGTCAAAAACGCATCCTACCCCGGAGAATGGCCTGCCTACGTCAGAGACGTACACCCTTGAATCAATTCCTGGACTTTAA
- the LOC123044778 gene encoding uncharacterized protein isoform X2, with amino-acid sequence MHCDVSLGDFAKRKHHSMRSVAGLAILALDDSSRRRTLSLYLLARLAQCAYNSAKSKNRFHFWGSHWRHGDALLFSVASAQIMYAFVMRPESLPKSYRDFIQKTGPVAEPVYKAVRDSCRGGHVDLIGLSAYFANKKNSNLINLTRSPSIIPCSVIHPDRASCLAHNVTVTSSTFKKTFPLYFSLTFVPFVVLRLQKFLESPAATCWRALVGAVRSTTFLSAFVTLFQSAICLHRKVASKDHKLVYWFGGLLSGLSILLENKARRAELALYVLPRAGESLWYILINRHLLPNIKNAEVGLFCMCMGGIMYFLEYEPDTMAPFLRGLIRRFLASKITNPSPPLNCNASYSYLQTLNVLEQSKTHPTPENGLPTSETYTLESIPGL; translated from the exons ATGCACTGCGATGTTTCCTTAGGAGATTTCGCAAAAAGGAAACACCATTCAATGC GTTCGGTGGCAGGCTTGGCGATACTAGCACTAGATGATTCGAGTAGGAGACGCACCCTTTCTCTATATCTTCTAGCAAGGCTTGCTCAG TGTGCATATAACTCTGCAAAGTCTAAAAATAGATTCCACTTCTGGGGTAGCCATTGGAGACATGGAGATGCATTACTTTTTTCTGTCGCATCTGCCCAG ATTATGTATGCTTTTGTAATGAGGCCTGAAAGCTTACCAAAATCTTACCGAGACTTCATCCAAAAGACAGGACCAGTTGCAGAACCTGTTTACAAGGCTGTCAGAGATAGCTGCAGAGGTGGCCATGTGGATCTCATTGGCCTCTCGGCCTATTTcgcaaacaagaagaattcaaatTTGATAAATTTAACAAGAAGTCCCTCAATTATTCCATGCTCTGTGATTCATCCTGACAGAGCATCGTGCTTGGCTCATAATGTTACTGTCACTTCATCAACATTCAAGAAAACGTTCCCTTTGTATTTCTCATTGACATTTGTCCCCTTTGTTGTTCTACGTCTTCAAAAG TTTTTGGAATCCCCAGCTGCAACTTGCTGGCGTGCTCTTGTGGGTGCAGTTCGCTCTACCACTTTTTTGTCTGCGTTTGTCACTCTCTTCCAG TCTGCCATCTGTTTGCACCGTAAAGTTGCAAGCAAAGACCACAAACTTGTGTATTGGTTTGGTGGTTTACTGTCTGGTCTTTCGATTCTCCTGGAGAATAAAGCAAGACGAGCGGAGTTAGCTCTCTATGTACTTCCCCGTGCTGGAGAATCCCTATGGTATATATTGATCAACCGCCACCTTCTCCCAAATATAAAAAATGCTGAG GTGGGTCTTTTCTGCATGTGCATGGGAGGGATCATGTACTTTCTGGAGTACGAGCCAGACACCATGGCTCCATTCCTTAGAGGCCTGATCCGGCGTTTCCTGGCGAGCAAGATAACCAACCCAAGCCCGCCTCTGAATTGCAACGCCTCCTACTCCTACCTTCAGACGCTGAACGTGTTGGAGCAGTCAAAAACGCATCCTACCCCGGAGAATGGCCTGCCTACGTCAGAGACGTACACCCTTGAATCAATTCCTGGACTTTAA